The genome window CGGGGTGATCTGACATTAGATTGCACAGGACAGATACAACCATACACTGGACAGCCGTTCCGaatctgtgtttgtgatgtgACCGCTGGCTGCGCCGAAAGTGGCGCTTTTACGCACAATGGAGGAGCTTTTACGCGTGCAGGACAGCTGGGCGCAGAATGTTTCATGGAGCAACTCAAGTCGTGGAAATGAAAGCCATTTAGGAAACAACACAGCGAATCCACTGAAACGCAACGAAGAAGTGGCCAAAGTGGAAGTTACTGTCCTGGTCCTGGTGCTGCTGCTCGCCCTGACCGGTAACCTGTGCGTCCTGTGGGCTATCCACACCACCAAGCACAGCCAGTCTCGGATGTATTACTTCATGAAGCACCTGAGCATCGCGGACCTCGTCGTTGCGGTCTTTCAAGTCTTACCGCAGCTCATCTGGGACATCACGTTTCGCTTCTACGGGCCGGATTTGCTGTGCCGGTTGGTCAAGTACCTCCAGGTCGTGGGCATGTTCGCGTCTACCTACATGCTCGTGCTGATGTCCGTCGACAGGTGCTTAGCAATCTGCCAACCGCTTCGTTCGGTGCACAAGAGAAAGGATCGCTTCTGCGTGATCGCCTCTTGGATGCTCAGCCTGGTGTTCAGCACCCCTCAAGCGTACATATTTTCTCTGAAGGAGGTGGGGAACGGTGTGTATGACTGCTGGGGGGACTTTGTGCAGCCATGGGGCGCCAAGGCATACATCACATGGATGAGTCtcagcatttacattttaccaGTGGCGATTCTGAGCATCTGCTATGGTTTGATATGTTTTAAAATCTGGcagaatttcaatttaaaaaccaaaagGGAGCACTTCCTGGCCCTCACACCGAGGGCCTCCAAAGGCGCGCACCCGCTTTCTCGTGTGAGCAGCGTGAGGCTCATTTCAAAGGCAAAGATCCGCAcagtgaaaatgacatttgtgGTGGTCCTGGCCTACATTGTGTGCTGGACTCCCTTCTTCTTCGTCCAGATGTGGTCTGCATGGGATCCTGCTGCACCAAGAGAAGGTAAAGGCACGGCcagtgttct of Lates calcarifer isolate ASB-BC8 linkage group LG12, TLL_Latcal_v3, whole genome shotgun sequence contains these proteins:
- the oxtrb gene encoding LOW QUALITY PROTEIN: oxytocin receptor b (The sequence of the model RefSeq protein was modified relative to this genomic sequence to represent the inferred CDS: deleted 1 base in 1 codon), translating into MEELLRVQDSWAQNVSWSNSSRGNESHLGNNTANPLKRNEEVAKVEVTVLVLVLLLALTGNLCVLWAIHTTKHSQSRMYYFMKHLSIADLVVAVFQVLPQLIWDITFRFYGPDLLCRLVKYLQVVGMFASTYMLVLMSVDRCLAICQPLRSVHKRKDRFCVIASWMLSLVFSTPQAYIFSLKEVGNGVYDCWGDFVQPWGAKAYITWMSLSIYILPVAILSICYGLICFKIWQNFNLKTKREHFLALTPRASKGAHPLSRVSSVRLISKAKIRTVKMTFVVVLAYIVCWTPFFFVQMWSAWDPAAPREDMAFIIAMLLASLNSCCNPWIYMFFAGHLFHDLMQCFFCCCRQTDSSCSCDRQRRHKSSSSTFVIKDPAASGASHTHPAQGGQDTEEPAESRPRFLWSRSLAITQFPLSGILIFCCGSAVAIATCLFSDVLN